In Spirosoma aureum, a single genomic region encodes these proteins:
- a CDS encoding Uma2 family endonuclease, translated as MSSVAEGKSQRRTNRLSTRNIPPALVYEMWSGKPVYYQGYRDVLSGKKTIEEVMSCSDLQGVLVYLLGLYIGNTINRKKYLISSNESGLHLAHNDNLGNDLVIFEKEKVGKLKGKFFDIPPKVVIEVDIKADVSEFEGKLDGYLIQKSQKLIEFGVDKVLWVITSAQKVYVIDRNDPTWYVVNWSENISVLDDCILNIKQLLDDEEITH; from the coding sequence ATGTCATCTGTTGCTGAGGGGAAGTCCCAACGTCGGACCAATCGCCTGTCTACCAGAAACATTCCCCCTGCCCTCGTTTACGAAATGTGGAGTGGAAAACCCGTCTATTATCAGGGTTATCGAGACGTTTTATCGGGCAAGAAAACAATTGAAGAAGTTATGTCGTGTTCCGATTTACAGGGAGTGTTAGTGTATTTACTAGGTCTTTATATTGGGAATACTATAAATCGTAAGAAATATCTGATCAGTTCGAATGAATCCGGTCTCCATTTAGCCCATAATGATAATCTCGGCAATGATCTGGTCATCTTTGAAAAAGAGAAAGTTGGCAAGCTAAAAGGTAAATTCTTCGACATACCGCCTAAAGTTGTTATCGAGGTTGATATCAAAGCAGATGTATCTGAGTTCGAGGGTAAATTGGATGGGTACTTGATTCAGAAATCACAGAAATTAATTGAGTTTGGGGTCGATAAAGTTCTTTGGGTTATTACAAGTGCCCAAAAGGTTTACGTCATTGACCGCAATGATCCAACCTGGTACGTAGTTAACTGGTCAGAGAATATATCAGTGCTCGACGATTGCATTTTGAATATAAAGCAATTACTTGACGACGAGGAAATTACACATTAG